The genomic region TACAGAATTAGTGACATTCTTCCGTTAGTGTTGTTGGCGGACCAAACAGTTGAAGGAGAAGGGAGAGCGATGGTTTCATAAcacaggaagagagggagaagaaggagaaagcaaAGTGGGGATTTTGAGAGACTTCTTTTTTTCAGTTAGGAAAGCGAGGAAGAGAAGAATCTGAAATTAGGCAAGGAGGGCAGGTGCCGAGCTATGACAATAAAGCAGGAGCTTAGAACTCTGATGGGCAGATCTTCGCAAAGAGGCAGAGAGCATCAGTGTTGTTCCAGCTCTGGGGCTGTCCAGGTTTGCTTCAGGACCACTCGGCGCTCCAAATATCCATCATCATATCTTGCACTGGTTGCAGGGAGGTGGGCAGGTGGCCTTACAACTGGatggctggcagcagctgctgctgcaaggTGAGCAGGAAGGTTTGCAGCAGCAAGGTTGGCAGGTAGGTTTGCAGCAGCAAGGTTGGCAGGTAGGTTTGCAGCAGCAAGGTTGGCAGGTAGGTTTGCAGCAGCAAGGTTGGCAGGAAGGTTGGCAGCAGCAAGGTTGGCAGCAAGGCTGGCAGCAGCAAGGTTGGCAGCAaggttggcagcagcagcaatgctggcagcagcagcaaggttggcagcagcagcagcaaggttgGCAGCAAGGttgacagcagcaacagcagggttGGCAGCAGGAACCTTGGTCATTAGAGGGGATGCAGATGATGGTCGAGCCCCTATTGGAGGAACCACAGTTGCTGCTACAGAGACAGGACATTGTTGAAGGAAAGGGAGGGCTGAAACAGAGAAAAGGCACCAGTGAGTTTGTTCTCTAAAATCAAGGGTCAGTGCTCTGGTTAAAAGC from Sphaerodactylus townsendi isolate TG3544 linkage group LG01, MPM_Stown_v2.3, whole genome shotgun sequence harbors:
- the LOC125430219 gene encoding keratin-associated protein 5-1-like, encoding MPHFLWGSSGDQYKRDPLAKSSSLTERVSSIETRGSTIICIPSNDQGSCCQPCCCCCQPCCQPCCCCCQPCCCCQHCCCCQPCCQPCCCQPCCQPCCCQPSCQPCCCKPTCQPCCCKPTCQPCCCKPTCQPCCCKPSCSPCSSSCCQPSSCKATCPPPCNQCKI